CACTCTCAGCGCACGGACAAAGCCCGCCAGCGCCTGCGGCCCGCCGGTGGAGCAGCCAATCAACACAGCCTTGGGGCGCAGCTTGATACCCGCCCGTCGCAACATCGGTGGCGCGGGGCGGGCCGCCACCGGCCGCCCCTGCATCCGCGCCCAGCCTTTGACCTTGGCCAGCAGCTCCGCCTGGAAGGCAGGATCGCGCAGCCCGCCGCCGGCGGCCGATGGCTTCGGTATGTAGTCGACGGCGCCCGCGCGCATCGCCGCCATGGCGGCTTCCGCGCCTCGCTGGGTCAGGGCGCTGGCGACGATGACCGCGGGCCTCGGCTGCGTCTTGAGCAACAGGGGCAGCACCGTCATGCCATCCATCACCGGCATTTCCAGGTCCAGCAAGACCACCTCTGGCCGCTGCTCCGGCGGTAGCGCGGCCAGCATGTCCAGCATCTGCCGCCCATCGCCGGCGCGGCCGACCACCTGCAACCGTGCATCAGCCTCCAGCACACGGGCCATGGCACTGCGCGCCGTCGGGCTATCGTCGCAGAGCATGACCCGCACCACCCGAGCTTCACCGGATTGCGGCCGCGGGATGGTCATGCCTCGAAGTCTTCAGGTACCAGTCCCAGTTGCGCCAGCTTGCCGGTCAGGATGGCATCGTCGAAGGGCTTCATGATGTATTCCTGCGCCCCGGCCGAGAGCG
This genomic window from Roseomonas marmotae contains:
- the cheB gene encoding chemotaxis-specific protein-glutamate methyltransferase CheB produces the protein MTIPRPQSGEARVVRVMLCDDSPTARSAMARVLEADARLQVVGRAGDGRQMLDMLAALPPEQRPEVVLLDLEMPVMDGMTVLPLLLKTQPRPAVIVASALTQRGAEAAMAAMRAGAVDYIPKPSAAGGGLRDPAFQAELLAKVKGWARMQGRPVAARPAPPMLRRAGIKLRPKAVLIGCSTGGPQALAGFVRALRVPLPVPLVVVQHMPAGFTTMLADHLARLGGPAAAEAREGEVLQPGRIYLAPGDRHLLVENVGGSLVAKLDSGPPENFCRPAVDPTLRSLVAACEGRVTAVILTGMGSDGMLGCKAVAAAGGTVLAQDEASSVVWGMPGAVARAGLAQALLPPEQLAERVTGQFDPLGGTI